Proteins encoded in a region of the Culicoidibacter larvae genome:
- a CDS encoding aminoglycoside phosphotransferase family protein: MIQITKKLVAKLIAEQFPDWQHLPIQQVAKSGHDNRTFHLGNDLSVRLPSAEGYAEQIEKEYKWLPYLQNYISLPITKPIALGIPGSGYPWHWSVNQWLTGETLSPNTIDSEKQLALDLAQFLTELAAAPVADAPAAGEHNYYRGGNLTVYDAQTQTTLIDLKDIVDTEQCAVIWQLALASAWQNAPVWIHGDVAVGNLLAKNGRLSAVIDFGVCAIGDPACDLVMAWTYFDTDNRKVFKNALNYDEATWHRARGWALWKALITINQHAKDSELGQFAYKTLEQIFIEFNE, from the coding sequence ATGATTCAAATAACAAAAAAATTGGTGGCTAAGCTTATTGCTGAACAATTTCCTGATTGGCAACATTTACCGATTCAACAAGTTGCTAAAAGTGGTCATGACAATCGCACTTTTCATTTAGGTAATGATTTGAGTGTTAGACTGCCAAGTGCTGAGGGTTATGCAGAGCAGATTGAAAAAGAGTATAAATGGTTACCATATTTACAAAACTATATCAGCTTGCCAATTACTAAACCAATAGCCCTAGGCATACCAGGAAGTGGCTACCCGTGGCATTGGAGTGTTAATCAGTGGCTGACAGGAGAAACGCTAAGTCCAAACACAATTGACTCTGAAAAACAATTGGCTTTAGATTTAGCGCAGTTCCTAACGGAACTGGCAGCCGCGCCGGTTGCTGATGCACCGGCTGCCGGTGAACACAACTATTATCGTGGTGGAAATTTAACTGTTTATGATGCGCAAACGCAGACAACTCTTATTGATTTGAAAGATATTGTTGACACTGAACAATGCGCAGTAATCTGGCAGTTAGCATTAGCATCAGCTTGGCAAAATGCACCGGTTTGGATTCATGGCGATGTTGCAGTTGGTAATTTGCTTGCTAAAAACGGTCGCTTATCAGCAGTTATTGATTTTGGCGTTTGCGCTATTGGTGATCCTGCTTGCGATTTGGTGATGGCCTGGACTTATTTTGATACCGATAACCGCAAGGTATTCAAAAACGCACTTAACTATGATGAGGCAACTTGGCATCGTGCGCGTGGCTGGGCACTTTGGAAAGCGCTGATTACCATAAATCAGCATGCGAAGGACTCTGAACTCGGGCAGTTTGCTTATAAGACCCTTGAGCAGATTTTTATTGAATTTAATGAATGA
- a CDS encoding collagen binding domain-containing protein — translation MYKKIFYTLTAAMLIFTAALQPVTTVFATSENQETSANNVNSTDNTEATNETTSGNKTVAQASIPESTNIINTITITDQDGNPFDEANPAGLSDPANIHFDWSIPNGLIIEAGDTYEFDLPAEFIMYAAVSGTLNDYGTFTVDESGHVTMTFNENAATSDGVHGTLDIHTTFNEEAINGSTNQQIEFPINDGISVDVNFKPKNGALIAKGGFFDQDYNGNTATWTINVNSGLDSIANATVTDEIPVGLLYNSGSLVVYQLNVNVDGSVSRGSIVDPSEYQFDENGNQLSIVFNENPLTHAYQIEYKTDVENPEALSGVVSFENNAHLTGDDINESTKSTITTSYGKPIDKTGIYDANTQTFNWEIRYNYNEQSIEQKNAWLLDTFPNSFDFNNDLQVYEVSIDANGNETISATPIDPSEYSLTPGTSGDNNQFTLQFNQAIDKAYIIKYSTTVNPNYIIDENGVLTNSVITGGGNNAHYDGHYNQHAVIKSLESINYTTSVATWNYTVNGDGYTMHDVTINDVFSNEALDYVNGSLQVRDAETNELLQQGTDYTFTLIDTPKGFQLHFDSLDKKINVHYQTHFDMSILEHVPDAVFGNTAIINWTGDDGNSYTSSDDKSFKPDQEFSDNGSKSGVYDPLTKEITWTIYTNTHLSPLNGASITDQLSIDQVLIEDSIEVFHYTVGPDGKPIRDQNLQPGDYTLVVTPATATAGAKIEIAINLNFAGVSSAIGVEFKTSLDNRTVADNYENQAVFKNNNLEYPISGEVSVPHGGELIEKAGVQAGKNIDWTVNINFSQSTISEAVIEDSPSNNQIILPDTFHIYGTNVDQNGNVTLNTNDELVAGVDYNLELGPVETDGTQTFKISFLKTINEPYVLKYSSYIDANDREAVTNKVNISGKNIVDINDDSQETIIIHDSTGEGTGTGHRGSLRINKTDGQSKVLAGAKFELYNEDGTILLRSGETDSLGVLNFEEIRSGDYILKEVEAPSGYWLDPILAQGIPVHLENTDELTENNITVSDLVNNPTTITLTKEDTQHNTIPGATYVLIDTISGATVAQATTDASGKIIFEAIPFGTYIIREVNAPNGWLVNTDDKIITLKPDTTNRENNLNVTVLEYKGSAYLYKVNSENKPLAGAKFALRYNGQVIQQELATNSDGYIHLTDLAPGTYQIYETSAPTGYVLDSTPIQFIIPNAANGEPQEVNIGTFVNHLPTPELPVTGNDQPAILVFIGLFSSVTGLIIYIKRSKRQL, via the coding sequence TTCCTGAGTCTACGAATATCATAAATACTATTACTATTACCGATCAAGACGGTAATCCTTTTGATGAAGCGAATCCGGCGGGCTTAAGTGACCCGGCAAATATTCATTTTGATTGGTCAATTCCAAATGGTTTGATTATTGAAGCAGGCGATACATATGAATTTGACCTTCCGGCTGAGTTTATAATGTATGCAGCAGTTTCAGGAACATTGAATGATTATGGGACTTTTACGGTTGATGAAAGCGGCCATGTAACTATGACTTTTAATGAAAATGCTGCAACCTCAGACGGTGTTCATGGTACATTGGATATTCATACTACTTTTAATGAAGAAGCTATTAATGGTTCTACTAATCAACAAATTGAATTTCCAATTAATGATGGCATTAGTGTTGATGTTAATTTCAAACCTAAAAATGGTGCATTGATTGCTAAAGGTGGTTTTTTTGATCAAGACTACAATGGAAATACCGCAACATGGACAATAAATGTTAATAGTGGTCTTGATAGTATTGCCAACGCAACAGTTACCGATGAAATTCCGGTAGGCCTTTTATATAACAGTGGTAGTCTGGTTGTATATCAATTAAATGTCAATGTTGATGGCAGTGTCAGCCGTGGTTCAATTGTTGATCCTTCAGAATATCAATTTGATGAGAATGGAAATCAACTTTCAATTGTATTTAATGAAAATCCGCTTACGCACGCATATCAAATTGAATACAAAACTGATGTTGAAAATCCAGAAGCTTTAAGTGGTGTTGTCAGCTTTGAAAATAATGCCCATTTAACTGGTGATGATATCAACGAATCAACTAAATCAACAATCACTACTTCTTATGGTAAACCAATTGATAAAACCGGTATTTATGATGCTAATACGCAAACATTTAATTGGGAAATTCGTTACAATTATAATGAACAGTCAATTGAACAAAAAAACGCTTGGTTGTTAGACACTTTTCCAAATAGTTTTGATTTTAACAATGATTTGCAAGTTTATGAAGTAAGTATTGATGCCAATGGTAATGAAACTATTTCTGCAACACCAATTGACCCATCAGAATACTCTTTAACTCCAGGCACAAGTGGAGACAATAATCAATTTACTTTACAATTTAACCAAGCAATTGATAAAGCATATATTATTAAATATTCAACAACTGTAAATCCCAACTATATAATAGACGAAAACGGAGTACTGACTAACAGTGTTATTACTGGTGGTGGCAACAATGCACACTATGATGGTCATTATAATCAACATGCAGTAATAAAATCACTAGAAAGTATTAATTATACAACTAGCGTAGCAACTTGGAATTACACCGTAAATGGTGATGGTTATACAATGCATGATGTAACTATTAATGATGTATTTAGTAATGAAGCATTAGATTATGTTAACGGCTCACTGCAAGTCAGAGATGCTGAAACAAATGAATTATTACAACAAGGCACTGATTATACTTTTACACTCATTGATACGCCAAAAGGCTTTCAGTTACACTTTGATAGTTTAGATAAAAAAATAAATGTTCATTATCAAACTCACTTTGATATGTCTATCTTAGAACATGTGCCGGATGCAGTTTTTGGAAATACAGCTATTATTAACTGGACTGGCGATGATGGTAACTCATATACTTCATCAGATGATAAAAGCTTTAAACCTGACCAAGAATTCAGTGATAATGGCTCAAAGTCAGGTGTGTATGATCCGCTCACTAAAGAAATTACCTGGACAATTTATACCAATACTCATTTAAGTCCGTTAAATGGTGCCAGTATAACAGACCAATTAAGTATTGATCAAGTTCTTATTGAAGATTCAATTGAAGTATTTCATTACACTGTAGGTCCAGACGGTAAACCAATTCGTGATCAGAACTTACAACCTGGTGACTATACTCTGGTAGTTACTCCTGCAACAGCAACTGCTGGTGCGAAAATTGAAATAGCAATTAATCTTAATTTTGCTGGTGTTTCATCGGCAATAGGAGTTGAATTTAAAACTTCACTTGATAATCGTACTGTGGCTGACAACTATGAAAACCAAGCAGTTTTTAAAAATAATAATCTTGAATATCCGATAAGTGGTGAAGTAAGTGTACCACATGGTGGCGAGCTTATTGAAAAAGCAGGGGTACAGGCAGGAAAAAATATTGATTGGACAGTCAATATTAATTTCAGCCAATCAACAATAAGTGAAGCAGTTATTGAGGACTCACCGTCTAATAATCAAATCATATTACCGGATACATTCCATATTTATGGCACTAATGTTGATCAAAATGGAAATGTAACACTGAATACAAATGATGAGTTGGTTGCCGGCGTAGATTACAACCTTGAGCTCGGTCCGGTTGAAACCGACGGAACTCAAACATTTAAGATAAGTTTCCTTAAAACAATCAACGAACCATACGTGTTAAAATATTCATCCTATATTGATGCTAATGATCGCGAAGCCGTTACTAATAAAGTTAATATTTCTGGTAAAAACATTGTAGATATTAACGATGATAGTCAGGAAACAATAATTATTCATGACTCAACCGGTGAGGGCACTGGAACCGGACACCGTGGCAGTTTGCGAATTAATAAAACCGATGGTCAATCAAAAGTTCTTGCCGGTGCTAAATTTGAATTATACAATGAGGATGGTACTATCTTGCTTCGTTCGGGTGAAACTGATTCACTAGGAGTGCTAAATTTTGAAGAGATTCGCTCTGGTGACTATATTTTGAAAGAAGTAGAAGCACCAAGCGGATATTGGCTAGATCCTATACTTGCTCAGGGTATTCCTGTTCACCTTGAAAACACTGATGAACTTACTGAAAATAATATTACTGTCAGTGATTTAGTTAATAATCCAACTACAATTACTTTAACCAAAGAAGATACTCAACACAATACTATTCCTGGTGCAACATATGTTCTTATAGATACTATAAGCGGTGCTACAGTTGCCCAAGCAACTACTGATGCAAGTGGAAAGATTATCTTTGAAGCAATTCCATTTGGTACATATATAATTAGAGAGGTTAATGCACCAAATGGCTGGTTGGTTAATACTGACGATAAAATAATAACCTTAAAACCAGATACAACTAACCGCGAAAACAACTTGAATGTAACAGTTTTAGAATACAAAGGTAGTGCTTATCTTTACAAAGTTAATTCGGAAAATAAACCACTGGCAGGAGCGAAGTTTGCTTTACGTTATAATGGTCAAGTTATTCAACAAGAATTAGCAACTAATAGTGATGGTTATATTCATTTAACTGATTTAGCACCCGGAACTTACCAAATTTATGAAACATCAGCACCTACTGGTTATGTACTGGATAGCACCCCAATTCAATTTATTATTCCAAATGCTGCTAATGGCGAGCCACAAGAAGTAAATATCGGTACTTTTGTGAACCATTTACCAACACCAGAGTTACCGGTAACTGGTAATGATCAACCGGCTATTCTAGTATTCATTGGCCTTTTCAGCAGTGTTACCGGACTCATCATCTATATCAAACGTTCTAAACGTCAACTATAA
- a CDS encoding winged helix-turn-helix transcriptional regulator, producing MSDFISEQDKTDIYGYSIFEKGLQILSGKWRIRIIYILLYDGQKRYGELKRLLPGITHKMLSNELKELEKNNIINRQQYNEVPLRVEYSLTDKGEALKPILFSLSQWILQLDNQ from the coding sequence ATGAGTGATTTTATTTCTGAGCAAGATAAGACTGATATTTATGGGTATTCTATATTCGAAAAAGGTTTGCAAATTTTAAGTGGAAAATGGCGGATACGAATTATTTACATTTTGCTATATGATGGCCAAAAACGCTATGGTGAATTAAAGCGCTTATTACCTGGTATTACCCACAAAATGCTCAGTAATGAGTTAAAAGAACTTGAAAAAAATAATATCATTAATCGTCAGCAATATAACGAAGTGCCACTTCGAGTTGAGTACTCACTTACTGATAAGGGCGAGGCGCTAAAGCCAATCTTATTTTCGCTCTCGCAGTGGATTCTTCAACTTGACAATCAATAA
- a CDS encoding pyridoxamine 5'-phosphate oxidase family protein → MYPEMRRKKQALSEAEVVAILERNTSGVLGLNGLNGYPYTVPLSYVYMDGKIYFHCANDGYKMKCMQADNRISFCIIDQDEIVPEEFTTYYRSVILFGKAHLISGPEAVAAAMRQLIAKYSVDFITEGEAAIANIGNSLTIVELEIEHISGKEAKKLMMQR, encoded by the coding sequence ATGTATCCAGAAATGCGGCGTAAAAAACAGGCATTATCGGAAGCGGAAGTTGTTGCTATTCTTGAACGCAATACTTCCGGAGTTTTGGGATTAAATGGGCTCAATGGCTATCCATATACTGTGCCGCTTAGTTATGTTTATATGGATGGCAAAATATATTTTCATTGTGCCAATGATGGCTATAAAATGAAATGTATGCAGGCTGATAATCGAATTTCATTTTGTATTATTGATCAGGATGAAATTGTACCAGAAGAATTTACCACTTATTACCGCAGTGTGATTCTTTTTGGAAAAGCACACTTAATCAGTGGTCCGGAAGCAGTGGCAGCAGCGATGCGTCAATTGATTGCAAAATATTCAGTTGATTTTATTACTGAAGGTGAAGCTGCTATTGCCAATATTGGTAATTCATTAACTATTGTTGAGCTTGAAATTGAACATATATCCGGCAAAGAAGCAAAGAAATTAATGATGCAAAGATAG
- a CDS encoding MurR/RpiR family transcriptional regulator produces MNTITKSEQRVVDYILTNPYSFLSQNINQICDTCQVSRASIYRLCQKLELSGFSDLKLEVSKNIESYLKEHDVLKFNFPFHKEEVSEQIIQKISNDYLQTSAATQNLMDTRMLERSAKLLKNAQNITLYSTAGNVFFAENFQFQMQEIGIKVHVPIDDYQQRLSAAASSKQDVAILISFGGGGSVQQLIQLFKHNHTPIICITSAQKHNPIKDISKYVLYMTAQESHYRKISSFSTRLSLLYILDCLFASYFQLDYDNNIHKKLHYYKLLSNQQTI; encoded by the coding sequence ATGAATACAATTACTAAAAGCGAACAAAGGGTGGTTGATTATATATTGACCAACCCTTATTCGTTTTTGTCGCAAAACATCAATCAGATTTGTGATACTTGCCAAGTTTCACGCGCTTCGATATATCGACTCTGTCAAAAACTGGAACTATCCGGATTTTCGGATTTAAAGTTAGAAGTCTCAAAGAATATTGAAAGCTATCTTAAAGAGCATGATGTTCTTAAATTCAATTTTCCATTTCATAAAGAAGAGGTTAGTGAGCAAATCATTCAAAAAATTAGCAATGATTATTTGCAAACCTCAGCAGCCACACAAAATTTAATGGATACACGCATGCTTGAACGAAGTGCTAAACTATTAAAAAATGCTCAAAATATTACTTTATATAGCACCGCCGGCAATGTTTTCTTTGCAGAGAACTTTCAATTTCAAATGCAGGAGATCGGTATTAAAGTTCATGTGCCCATTGATGATTACCAGCAACGGTTAAGCGCAGCAGCAAGCAGTAAACAAGACGTCGCTATCCTCATTTCTTTTGGCGGTGGCGGGTCCGTTCAACAATTAATTCAACTATTCAAGCATAATCATACCCCAATTATATGTATTACCTCAGCACAAAAACATAACCCGATAAAGGATATATCTAAATATGTATTGTATATGACCGCTCAAGAAAGTCATTATCGTAAAATATCATCATTTTCAACCCGACTGTCATTGCTCTATATTCTTGACTGCTTATTTGCAAGTTATTTTCAACTTGATTATGATAACAATATTCATAAAAAATTACATTACTACAAACTCTTATCTAATCAACAAACTATTTAG
- a CDS encoding DUF1801 domain-containing protein, with product MNTINNPLVQEKFSLYPKAYQKKLLQLRELIYSTAYQLDNNLEVTESLKWGQPSYTVKGGTPIRIDVFDDNQVAMFFHCQTNLVSYFRTVFDDKLTFSGNRAIILDINEPLPVANITFCIESALLYHKKKNG from the coding sequence ATGAATACTATAAACAATCCGCTGGTTCAAGAAAAGTTTTCGCTTTATCCTAAAGCATACCAAAAAAAGTTACTGCAACTGCGTGAGCTAATTTACTCAACCGCATATCAGCTTGATAATAACTTGGAAGTTACTGAAAGTTTAAAATGGGGGCAGCCAAGTTACACAGTAAAGGGCGGCACCCCAATCAGAATTGATGTATTTGATGATAATCAGGTGGCAATGTTTTTCCACTGCCAAACTAATTTAGTATCATATTTCAGAACAGTTTTTGATGATAAACTAACTTTTTCAGGAAATCGTGCTATTATTTTAGATATTAATGAGCCGTTACCGGTTGCTAATATTACTTTTTGCATTGAATCGGCACTTCTATATCATAAGAAGAAAAACGGATAG
- a CDS encoding choloylglycine hydrolase family protein: MCTSITFKTDDQINMLARTMDFALVLDPVMTMMPRNYHWQSLYQITQPDSQFAFAGLSRSFDGHNYVFADGINEAGLACAVLYFPGYASYSESFATGKINLAPHEVVQWLLSSFNNLEDVKEAVTKLHLIDTPLPFLGTTPPLHWIVTDESGASIVIEPLAEGIKVYDNPIGVMTNSPDFNWHLTNIRNYIGIRPEQLTDITINGTTFKPFGQGAGTFGLPGDFTPPARFIRTVFNRHAMRNIHGEEEAIKAVYHILASVDIPRGSVITAQDSYDFTQHTACMVCQSRTYYFKTYDNNQINKLELMKENLEGSEPLTWSVPKEQNYHHLNG; the protein is encoded by the coding sequence ATGTGTACAAGTATTACTTTTAAAACTGATGATCAAATTAATATGCTGGCGCGAACAATGGATTTTGCTTTAGTATTGGATCCGGTCATGACGATGATGCCGCGTAATTATCATTGGCAATCATTATATCAGATAACGCAACCTGATTCACAATTTGCATTTGCCGGACTATCACGAAGCTTTGATGGTCATAATTATGTTTTTGCCGATGGTATAAACGAAGCCGGACTTGCCTGTGCAGTATTATATTTTCCAGGTTATGCCAGCTATTCAGAAAGTTTTGCTACTGGTAAAATTAATTTAGCACCGCACGAAGTTGTGCAGTGGCTCCTTTCGAGTTTTAATAACTTAGAAGATGTTAAGGAAGCAGTAACTAAATTACATCTGATTGACACCCCGTTACCATTTTTAGGTACAACACCGCCATTACACTGGATTGTCACTGATGAAAGTGGAGCATCAATTGTTATTGAACCGCTTGCTGAAGGTATAAAAGTTTATGATAATCCTATCGGGGTAATGACAAATAGTCCTGATTTCAACTGGCACCTAACTAATATCCGTAACTATATAGGTATCAGACCGGAACAACTGACTGATATTACAATTAATGGTACAACTTTTAAACCATTCGGTCAGGGCGCTGGCACTTTTGGACTACCTGGCGATTTCACGCCACCGGCACGTTTCATCCGTACGGTCTTTAATCGCCATGCAATGCGTAATATTCATGGTGAAGAAGAGGCAATTAAAGCGGTTTACCATATATTGGCAAGCGTTGATATTCCTCGCGGCAGTGTCATCACTGCTCAAGATAGCTACGATTTTACGCAACATACTGCTTGTATGGTTTGTCAAAGTAGAACCTACTATTTCAAAACGTATGATAATAACCAAATCAATAAATTGGAATTAATGAAAGAAAATCTTGAAGGCAGTGAACCATTAACCTGGTCAGTACCTAAAGAGCAAAATTACCATCATTTGAATGGGTAA
- a CDS encoding EFR1 family ferrodoxin (N-terminal region resembles flavodoxins. C-terminal ferrodoxin region binds two 4Fe-4S clusters.) gives MKNYILVFTGTGNSLHLANEISIHIDNVEILPIQAGIAIPTLKPAASIGIIFPVFFMDAPGLVKTYLSQLQIEANIDTYIYSVATCGRYPGNALASIRKILQSKDAGLNFAMPFIMPDSIPFPEFIKMQAKTRQQQESRYKEQFKRLIAAISARKHKKASPMLPPVTLIAHIRSKNVSNFDENFAVTDKCISCGICAKVCGANNITITNEGDYPQFNHNCAACMACFNYCPQDAISYKNHNQEWFQYNNPNLKLSRRLGFYEK, from the coding sequence ATGAAAAACTATATTTTAGTCTTTACCGGCACTGGCAATTCATTGCATCTGGCAAATGAAATCAGCATTCATATTGATAATGTCGAAATATTGCCAATACAAGCCGGCATTGCTATACCAACACTAAAACCAGCTGCTTCAATTGGGATTATATTCCCGGTATTCTTTATGGATGCCCCTGGTTTAGTAAAAACATATCTATCCCAACTGCAAATCGAAGCAAATATTGATACTTACATTTACTCAGTCGCAACCTGCGGGCGTTACCCGGGTAACGCTCTTGCTTCAATCAGGAAAATATTACAAAGTAAAGATGCAGGATTGAATTTTGCCATGCCCTTTATTATGCCGGATAGCATCCCTTTTCCCGAGTTTATCAAAATGCAGGCAAAGACGCGGCAACAACAAGAAAGTCGCTATAAGGAGCAATTTAAGCGTCTCATAGCAGCTATTAGTGCCCGCAAACATAAAAAAGCGTCACCAATGTTGCCACCAGTCACATTAATAGCACATATACGCAGCAAAAACGTCAGCAACTTTGATGAAAATTTTGCGGTTACTGATAAGTGCATTTCATGCGGTATCTGCGCGAAAGTATGCGGTGCGAATAATATTACTATTACAAATGAGGGTGATTATCCGCAATTCAACCATAATTGTGCAGCTTGTATGGCGTGTTTCAACTACTGCCCGCAAGATGCCATCAGCTACAAAAATCATAATCAGGAGTGGTTTCAATATAATAACCCTAACCTTAAGTTAAGCCGCCGCCTCGGTTTTTATGAAAAATAA
- a CDS encoding Cof-type HAD-IIB family hydrolase → MSIKVIIMDVDGTLTNSQKGISPKTKEALLNAQKAGCKLILASGRPTSGLKDFADELDMPNNGGLLVSYNGSQVVDSKTDEILFNQAMTVEEGQAVLEHLKQFAVRPMIDKNEYMYVNDVYNCMIPFNGEELNIIQYESRGGKYKLCEKDDLASFADFPLNKILTAADPEYLQANYKAMMEPFKDSLNCVFTAPFYFEYTANGIDKAKALDTVLIPMGYTRDEMIAFGDGHNDATMVEYAGTGVAMGNAVDDLKAKADYITLSNDEDGIAVALAEYL, encoded by the coding sequence ATGAGTATTAAAGTAATAATTATGGATGTTGATGGAACTTTAACCAATTCGCAAAAGGGGATATCTCCTAAAACTAAAGAAGCATTATTAAATGCGCAAAAAGCCGGTTGTAAATTAATTTTAGCATCCGGACGACCAACTTCAGGATTAAAAGATTTTGCTGATGAACTTGATATGCCAAATAATGGTGGACTTTTAGTATCATATAATGGTTCTCAGGTTGTTGATAGTAAAACCGATGAAATTCTATTTAATCAGGCAATGACTGTTGAAGAAGGACAGGCAGTACTTGAGCATTTAAAGCAATTTGCTGTTCGACCAATGATTGATAAAAACGAATATATGTATGTAAATGATGTTTATAATTGTATGATTCCATTTAATGGTGAAGAGTTAAACATTATTCAATATGAGTCTCGTGGTGGTAAGTATAAATTATGCGAAAAGGATGATTTAGCATCATTTGCTGATTTTCCATTGAACAAGATTTTAACTGCGGCTGATCCTGAATATTTACAAGCTAATTATAAAGCAATGATGGAACCATTTAAAGATAGCTTAAATTGCGTATTTACAGCGCCATTTTATTTTGAGTATACTGCCAATGGTATTGATAAAGCCAAAGCGCTTGATACGGTATTAATCCCAATGGGATATACCCGTGATGAAATGATTGCTTTTGGCGATGGACATAATGATGCTACGATGGTTGAGTATGCCGGAACTGGTGTTGCTATGGGAAATGCCGTTGATGATTTAAAAGCCAAGGCCGATTATATCACACTATCAAATGATGAAGATGGCATTGCTGTAGCATTGGCTGAATATTTATAA
- a CDS encoding glycoside hydrolase family 1 protein yields the protein MSFPKDFLWGGATAANQYEGGYREGGRGLATSDVYTGGALNVARQITYVLPDGTTGKMDQHDEMPANAKGYIDENLYYPSHVATDFYHHYKEDIALFAEMGFNCFRLSLSWSRIFPNGNDSEPNEAGLQFYEDVFDELLKYNIQPVVSINHFDVPMHLADEYDAWSDRRMIDWYTNYTNVLFTRFKDKVKYWMTFNEINLLNGYPLLGTHKTDDQTRYQAMHHMFLASAQAVINGKKINPDFQIGMMCAYILTYPETCNPEDVQKNIDEERNLKYFFSDVQVRGYYPSYKLKEFERNGVVIKKEQGDDEILRQGVVDYIGFSYYNSGVTSVNNRELTDGNVSKVVPNKYLSQSEWGWPIDPKGMRISLNLLWDRYQIPLFVVENGLGAVDSVEADGSINDDYRIEYLADHIQEMKNAIELDGVDLFGYTPWGCIDLVSAGTGEMKKRYGFIYVDLDDKGQGSLKRSKKKSFYWYKKVIATNGDDLSNEE from the coding sequence ATGAGTTTTCCAAAAGATTTTTTATGGGGTGGCGCAACTGCTGCCAACCAATATGAGGGTGGTTATCGAGAAGGCGGTCGTGGCTTAGCAACATCAGATGTTTATACTGGTGGTGCATTAAATGTAGCCCGGCAAATTACTTATGTTTTACCTGATGGAACGACCGGAAAAATGGATCAGCATGATGAGATGCCAGCTAATGCGAAAGGATATATTGATGAAAATCTCTACTATCCAAGCCATGTTGCAACTGATTTCTATCATCATTATAAAGAAGATATTGCTTTATTTGCAGAAATGGGATTTAATTGTTTCCGGTTATCATTATCTTGGTCACGTATTTTTCCAAATGGCAATGATAGTGAGCCAAATGAAGCTGGATTACAATTCTATGAAGATGTATTTGATGAGTTACTGAAGTATAATATTCAACCGGTTGTTTCAATTAACCATTTTGATGTTCCTATGCATCTGGCTGACGAATACGATGCATGGTCTGACAGACGTATGATCGATTGGTATACAAACTATACCAATGTTCTTTTTACTCGCTTCAAAGATAAAGTAAAATACTGGATGACCTTTAATGAAATCAATTTACTAAACGGTTATCCTCTACTTGGGACACATAAGACTGATGACCAAACCAGATATCAAGCAATGCACCATATGTTTTTGGCATCTGCTCAAGCGGTAATCAACGGTAAAAAAATTAATCCCGATTTTCAAATTGGAATGATGTGTGCATACATCTTAACTTATCCTGAAACTTGTAATCCTGAAGATGTACAAAAGAATATTGATGAAGAACGTAATTTGAAATATTTCTTCAGTGATGTTCAAGTACGTGGATACTATCCATCATACAAGCTTAAAGAATTTGAACGTAATGGCGTTGTCATTAAAAAAGAGCAGGGCGATGATGAAATTCTTCGCCAAGGTGTTGTTGATTATATTGGTTTTAGTTACTATAATTCCGGCGTTACTTCAGTCAACAACCGAGAATTGACCGATGGCAATGTTTCTAAAGTCGTGCCAAACAAATATTTAAGCCAATCGGAATGGGGCTGGCCAATTGATCCAAAAGGAATGCGGATTTCATTAAACCTGCTTTGGGATCGTTATCAAATTCCATTATTTGTTGTTGAAAACGGACTTGGCGCAGTTGATAGCGTAGAAGCAGATGGCAGTATCAATGATGATTACCGGATTGAATATTTAGCCGATCACATCCAAGAAATGAAAAATGCTATTGAACTTGATGGTGTGGACTTATTCGGGTATACTCCTTGGGGTTGCATTGATTTAGTTTCAGCTGGAACCGGAGAAATGAAAAAACGGTATGGCTTTATTTATGTAGACCTTGATGATAAAGGCCAAGGCAGCCTTAAACGCTCAAAGAAAAAATCATTCTATTGGTACAAAAAAGTAATTGCTACAAACGGTGATGACCTATCTAATGAAGAATAA